The DNA segment CTGCAGGCGGAGTGGCATTTCCGCCGCCTGCCCTACAAGATGCGGACCGCCGTTCTGGTCACCAAGACGGACCACTGCCTGAACGAGATCCTCTGGCGCACGGAGCTGGGCGAGCTGCCGGTGGAAATCACCTCCATCATCGGCAACCGGGACAACTGCCGCGGCATCGCGGAGAACGCGAAGATCCCCTTCCACCTGGTGGAAATGGATGGCGCGAAGCGGGAGGAAGGCTTCCAGCAGATCCGCCGCATGATCGAGGAACAGGACGTGGAACTCATCGTCCTCGCGCGGTTCATGCAGATCGTGCCGGACGATTTCTGCAAGGCCTTCGCCGGCCGCATCATCAACATCCACCACAGCTTCCTGCCCGCTTTCATCGGTGCGAATCCCTACCGCCAGGCCTACGAGCGCGGCGTGAAACTCATCGGCGCCACCTGCCACTACGTCACCGCGGATCTGGATGCCGGTCCCATCATCGAGCAGGAGGTGGACCGCGTGCAGCACTTCCACGGGCCGTCGGATCTCGCCCGGCTTGGCCGCCACTGCGAGCGCATTGCTCTCGCGAAAGGCATCCGCCTCCACGTGCATGATCGCACGATCATCGACGGTCACCGGGCAATCGTATTCCCGGACTGAAAACCGAGAGAACACTTTACAACCCGGGCGCGATTGGTAACTTCCGCGTCCCGGCGAAAGGAGAGGTGGCTGAGTGGTCTAAGGCACCCGATTCGAAATCGGACGTGGGGTAATACTCACCGTGGGTTCAAATCCCACCCTCTCCGCCACTTTCTACCTGGATGCCGACAATTTCTCCCCGGCGATCCAAACGGCTGCGACTCACGATTCGTGGCGTTACCGTTTCCGCCCTCGTCCATCATCTGTCAGACTTGAGCAGATGATACGTCTTCTTCAAAAATCCCTTGATGTATCATCAGTGGCTCTGTTAGATGAATTTTAATACCCCCTGAATTCATGAAATCGATCCCCCTGATTGTGATGATTGGCCGCTCACTGGCACTTGGAGGAATGGCCATGTCCATTGTTTCATGTATGGTTTCCACCGATCCGGCTGCCTATGGACGGATGGCGCAGCAAGAGGTCAAGAAAGGTATGACCAAGGACCAGGTGACCGAGATCCTGGGATGGCCACATGGAACCAGCACCCGCAATGGCCATGAAAGTTGGATATATCAGAAGAGGAACTCTCTGAAAATGTTGGCCCCCGGAGGTCTTGCGGGTAGGGAGACGCACACCGTCACCGTGAGATTCAGTCCTTCCGGGCGGGTTGAGTCTGTCGACAACGCCGGCCACTCAACCCGGTGGGGTCAATATTGATCCGTCTGATTTATCACTTTGTCGCTCGGCTTTGACCGGGCGATGGGTGATTCGGATCTGCCGATCCACGCACCCGTCATGGCACAGCCATGACGCTATGGGTCCGGAGAACAGGGATGGCGGAGCGGACGGGGCTCGAACCCGCGACCTCCAACGTGACAGGCTGGCGCTCTAACCAACTGAGCTACCGCTCCATCCCCGTTCGGAGGCGCAGGGTTAAGTGGTCGGACCGCTTCGCGCAATCCTTTTTGTGGAGAATCTAACAGATGGTGGACAGGGTAGCGTCGTGGCTGCGCCACGACGGCGGGGAAATCACACCACCACGTTCCGATTCCAAATCTCTCCGGGGGCTCTTTCCTGCCAGATGCCTCCTTGATGCCATCCAATCCGATGGCGGATCGGTCGCATCAGAGGACGCTCTCCCATACGTCGTGGCGCAGCCACGACGCTACACATCGGGGGCGCCCCTTCCCTTGCACATTCCGTCTCCCGGCGGTCTAATGGTGGAAAGCCCGACCTGCTCCAATGTTCCGTCTTTCCCACCTCGCCGTCTTCGCCGCCACGCTTCTGCCGATCCATGGAAAGGAAGCGGCCGTTTTCACAAAGGGAGTGGTAGCGACCGTCCACCCCATCGCCACGGACGCGGCGGTGGAGATCATGAAATCCGGTGGGAATGCCATCGATGCCGCCGTCACGGCGGGGCTGACGCTTGGCGTGGTGGATCCGTCAAACTCCGGGATCGGCGGAGGCTGCTTCATCCTCATCCGGCTGGCGGATGGGACGGTGCATGCCATCGATGGCCGTGAAACGGCCCCTGCCGCCTCGATGCCGGACATGTATCTGGTCGATGGAAAGGCGGACACGGAGCTGAGCCAGACCGGTGCGCTGGCGTCCGGCGTGCCGGGGGCGTTGGCGGCGTATGCGCATGCCGTGGCGAAGTTCGGGAAAAGGCCGCTCGCGGAGCACCTCGCGCCGGGTATCCGCGCCGCGCGGGATGGCTACCGAATCGGCGATTCGGAGGTCCGGAAGCTCACTCGCAACGCGGAGAACCTGCGGAAATTCGACGGCTCGCGGAAGGTGTTCCTGGATGCCGATGGAAAGCCCCACCCCGCCGGGACCTTGCTGGTCCAGGGTGATCTCGCCGCCACCTACCAGGGCATCGCGGACCAGGGACCGGACTATTTCTACAAAGGCCCCGTCGCGGAAACGATCGGCGCGTGGATGAAGGAAAACGGCGGCATCCTCACCGCCGCGGATTTCGCCAACTACTCGATCAAGCTCCGCGAACCCATCGTCTCCACCTACCGCAGCCACCGCCTCTACGGTTTCCCGCCCGCCAGCTCCGGCGGCGTCCATGTCGCGCAGATCCTCAATATCGTGGAAAACTTCAACCTCGCGGGCATGGAGGAGTCGGACCGCATCCACACCATCGCCGAAGCGATGAAACTCGCCTTCGCCGACCGCGCGCACTGGCTCGGCGATCCGGATTTCACCAAGGTGCCGAAAGGCCTCGCCGATCCCGGCTACGCGAAATCGCTCGCCCAGCGGATCGATCCCTCACGGGCGATCCCGGTGGAGAAGCACGGGCTGCCGCCGGAGTGGGAGACGAATGTCTTCGGCCGCCACACCACCCACTTCTCCGCCGCGGATGCGGAGGGAAACTGGGTGGCCATCACCGCCACCATCAATACCACCTACGGCAGCAAGGTCATCGTCCCGGGCACCGGCGTGATCCTGAACAATGAAATGGATGACTTCTCCATCCAGCCCGGCGTGCCAAACGCCTTCGGCCTCATCGGCGGGGACGCGAACAAAGTGGAGCCCGGCAAGCGCCCGCTCTCCGCCATGAGCCCCACCATCGTCCTCGATCCGGCGGGAAATCCCCTCCTCTCCCTCGGCGCCGCCGGCGGCCCCACCATCATCAGCCAGACCGTGCTCAATCTCATCAGCGTCATCGATCTCAAGCTGCCGCTCACGGAAACCCTCGCCCGCCCCCGCTTCCACCACCAATGGGCACCCGATACCCTCCGCGTGGAACGCAGCCTGCCGGAAGCCGTCCTCGGAAAACTCCGCGAAAAGGGCCACAAGATCCAAGCCGTGGACAGCATCGGCGTTTCCCAGATCGTCGGGAAAGATGGTGGGAAGTTCGGTGGCGCGAGCGATCCGCGGGTGAAGGGGAAGGCGGCGAAGTGGTAAGAGAGGGTGAAAAACTACCGATCAAACCATTTTCCAGTTCGCCTAGTTTTTGGAGGTGTTTTCCGTGCGCGTCCCCTAGGAGAATTCCCAATCAGATTTTTTTGAATTTATTCGATTTTAGAACAGTTTCTAAAGCCTTGAATTCCAGTTCACTCGGAGAGGGAAAATCTAAATCTTGGCTAATTTCTCGCTGTTCGTAGCACTTTCCCAGAGCGATATAGATGGTTTTAAGAACGTTGGCAGGAGCAACATCAAAATTTCTCCGCATCTCCGCGATCTCCTTTGATTTAGAATCAAGCTTCACAAAAGATGTGTGATCTAACGATATAGATCTAGCAGCCATAGTCGCCGCAATTGCACCACTCGCAAAAACCGCCCTATTATACGACTGATACAGCTCAATAAGATTAAACTGCAATCCAACAAGAGCGAAACCAATATCACGAATAGTTGGAAACCTAGCCCCAATATTATCACTCACAGATATCATATTTAGCAGTGCAGACATAGCCTGATTACCCATATAGACCTCAGTAAATGCCCATTCCGTGAAATACGCTCTGTTCGCATTTTTGAAGATACGCGCCGCCCGAAACACCTTTAGACTTTGCTCAGCTTGATTACCATCACGATATAACTGCGAAAGCTTAACCAAAAGGTAAGAATTATTAGGATCATTTTTAAGAGCCGCTTTCGCAAGCCTTATACCAAATGACGAATTTCCCTCTGATGCAAATTTACCTGATAAGTATCTCCAATCCGTTAAATGCGGAACAGAGGAACCATTTTCATTCGCCATGATTGCGGAACTCACCAAGTCACACAGGGCATTTTCTACATCATAATCGAATCTTTCTTCTCCAACAGCAATCGCAGCTTCCGCTATTGCCCTATGCCGAACTAGAATAAAGTCCCCTGTCGCCTCTGCGGCAGCTTCTTCTCCAAGCGGCTTAAGCACCTCCCTCCTAAGATGCGACTCATCCAACTCTAGAGCAGCGGCCAATACGGACCTAGATAAGTACTGAAGATTGAAAGCATGAGGGGCTGAAATGTAAATCAGAGCATCGAGAAGATTTGAGTTCGACTTACTACTACGAATAGGCACTCCCCTTAGACGCGTCATTAGGTTTGCCACATGATCCTTGAGAGCATCACCAACCCTAACCCTAAGCATAGCACCGAGAAATGCACCTCTTTCGTCGGCCGACTCTGACTCTTCCTGGGCAGCCTTTAAAAGACTCTCTACCGCCTCTTCTTGCTTCAATGTGGCAAGCTTACCGAGTCCTCTCTCACCTAGATTGGTCCATGCCTCTACTATGGATTTCGCGTCATTTTCACTTAAACCCGTAAGCCTACGCAGCGAAAAATTTGCAATTTTCGACCATTGAACGTCATTTCCATTTCTATTAATCCAGTCAGTATCTCTAGCCGTGATAAAGAATTGCACATTAGCGGTTTTTCCATATCTGGAAAGAAAAGCTTTAATAGTATTGATAAGCGAGTCCCCTTCATCACTCGCCACCACCCACACCTGGTCGCCGTTCACCAGTCTTTCCAGAATTTCGAAGGGAATATCCTTTTCAGGATCGTGCCTCCATAATATTTTCACATTAGAATAACTCTGTGTTTCGACAAGAGTCTGCAGAAATGCCGTCGATTTACCCTCGCCACCAGCCCCGATCATTAAAAGCAACTGACTACTTTGCGAGTTTATACCATTCCATAGCATACCCGTAAGTTCCTTAACAATTTCGCGCTTGGGAATTGCTTGAGATAAGGCATCGCTCCAGTTAGGGAGCCGACCCTCAAAGTATTCTAATAATTCATTCTCGGAAAGATCTCGTTTTCTTCGCTTCAAAAATTCTTCATCAATCAATTCCCATCCGTCAGGCACCCACTCGGGGCGCGCAGGACCAAATGATTTGCTCTTCTTTGCTTCATAGACAGTGGGTATTGCGAATATCCCCGGAGTTTCCGTCTGATAGTCTTCCGGTATATGGTCCGTATCCACACTCCAACTGTTTAAGTTGTTACTCCATTTTCTAGGCTGAAGATAGATGTTGTCATCTTGAAAATTATACCCTCCCCACACAATTCTAGTTAACCATTTTTCGGAATCTCGCGTGTCATAAGCGCAGCCTGCCTGAATTGATACAAACGATTGATTCCCCAGGATCTGTATACCCTGTTTCGTTTTATGGAGATGACCATGAAGATATATTACCCCTTTTTGGCTGAATAACGCAGAGAGTCGCTCTCCTACACTTGGCGTGAGCCACGATATTGGGTGATGCCCCATTACGATGACCTTTTTACATTTTCGCAACTTATCCAGCCCAGCCTCAACCATCAGCAATCCGGGCGTTAGCTGCATATAGTCGTCACTTTCATCACATAGCCAAGAAGTATTGATCCCAAGTATCCCTATCAATATCCCATTTACATCAACTTCTTTCGTATATATACCCTCCATCGAGGAGACCCACACCTCCTTTTCAAGTAGAGCCCATGGATAGGATTCGTAATTAGAAAACCTGGCGAGCAGGGGACTCCTCAGATCAAGCCCTTGTTCATTATTGTCCAGAAATTCAGGATATACAGCTAAAACACCTTTACGCTGAACTGCTTTTGCTTTCGAACGATCTATGTCGTGATTACCGGGAACCAAAAATATCTTACCGATAATATCTCCTCCCAGCACGCCAATTAGTGGATCCAAAAAGCATTTTTCATACAATTCATACTCGGCGGTCAGCCCCTTATTTGCGATATCACCACTAACAAATACGAAGTTGGGATATCCTGATGATTTGCACTGCCGGTCCGCATCCTCAATTATTTTATTATAAATTCGTATTTGATCTACTTTGTCTTTACCGGTATGGAAATCAGAAATGTGCAACCAAGTTATATCACTACATATGGACAAACTTTTCATTTTCTTGCTAATACGAATTTAGTTTTTGACTGGAGACCCATGGAAAGAGTCTGGGTATCGCGGGATGCATCGATGGTCTTGTGGATCTTTCTCAAATTCCGTCAAGCTCTTAGCCTTCGAAGATTATGTTGATGTGATTGGGTGGCGTATGAGTTCGGACATGGGCACCTCTATTCCTTATCGATGACGGCACCAAGGCTCAGAATCCGGCTTAATGCCTATGCGGTTCTTCAGCCGTACGCCGCCACCCACAGCAACGCCACCAGCTCCACCTTCACGTCGGTTTTGGCGGGTTTGAGGGTTTCGGTTTCGAGGTTGAGGTTGGCGGGATCGTATTGGGAAGCGATTTCGTTGGCTTGGGCTTCGAGGTCTTTCTGGAGGTCGGCGATCTGGGATTCGACGCCTTCGACCTTGGCTTCGGCGGCGTTGACGTCCTGCATTTGTTTCCAGGCGGAGGTTCCCTTGCTGATGGCGGAGGAGCCGCGGGTGATGGAGCCGAGGCCGGATTTCTTGCCGAGGAGGGCACCTAACACGCCGCCGAGGACGGAGACGCCGGCCTGCATCTTGGCGGCGCTGGATTCGTTTTTTTGTTTCTCCAACTGGCCTTGGGCGGTGCGGAGCTGACCCTCGAGGGTGGCGATCTTTTTCGTGGCGGCGTCCCGCAGTTTTTTGACAGCGGCGTCCCGCGCCTCGCGGGCTTGGAGCTGGAGGCGGGCGCGGAAGTCGCCCTCGGTCTCGGCGATGTTAGAAAACGCCTTGAGCGCGGGGCAGGAGAAGATCTCGGCGCGCTGGGTGCGGTAGAGTTCCTCGGCGAAGGTTTTCTCCACCTGCTTGTAGTTGGCCGCATTCATCGCGTAGCCGGGGAGTTCGCTGAAGCCCGCGCCATCGGCAGGTTGCGAGTTTTCAGTGTTCAGTTTCAAAGGGGGAGGAAGATTGGCGGCGAGGTCGATCTTGTCCGGGAGGATGGGATTGACGAAACGGACGGTGCGGCTGCCCTCGACGCCCATCCTGGTGGAGGAGAAATGGACGGTGGCGGTGCGCAGGAGGTGGGGCGCATAGGTGGTCTCCTCCGCAGGGCCGGTGAGCGGGGCGAAGATCTCCTTCACCCCGGCACCGACGATGGGCCGGGCTCCGCCGGTCTTCTCCGGAGCGGAGGGAGTGAGGCCGGGCATGCCTGGCATCCCGCCATCGTCCGGAGCGGCGGAGGATTTCCCGGAGGGGCCGCCGATGCCGGCGAACTCCCCGCGCTTCGGGTCCATGAGGGACTTGATCTGGGCGCGGGCGAGCGGGCCGGTGAGGTAGGACATGACCCAGCGGACGTGGAACAGCGTCGGCGCATCGTCATGGACGTTGTTCATGAGGAAGACGCGGTTGCCGAGGCCGGAGATGAGGGTCTCCATCTGCTTGCGGTCGAACTTGGCGTTCTGGGAGCCGGCGGCGCCTTCCAGGCCATCCAGCACGCGGAGCTTGTCCCGCTCCGTCTGGAGGCGGCCGAGGAACCAGGTGCCGATGTTCGAAAGCGCCTTGTAGTCGAGATCGACGGGGTTCTGGGTGGCAAGGAGGCAGCCGAGGCCGAAGGCGCGGGCCTGCTTCAGCAGGGTCATCATCGGGCGCTTCGACGGTGGATTGGCGGAGGGCGGCAGGTAGCCGAAGATCTCATCCATGTAGAGCAGTGCCCGCAGGGAGGTGGTGCCGGTCTGGGTGCGCATCCAGCCGAGCGTCTGGTTCAGCAGCAGGGAGACGAAGAACATGCGCTCCACATCACCGAGATGGGCGATGGAAAAGATGGAGATGCGCGGTTTCCCGGCGCGGGTCTTCAGCATGTCGGAGATGTCCAGCGGGACGCCCTCCAGCCATGTGGCGAAGCCCGGCGAGGCGAGGAGCGTATTGAACTTCAGCGCGAGGTCCTGGCGCTTTTTCTCCGGGAAGAAGGAGGCGAGGTCGATGACGCCGATCTTGTCAAAGGCGGGCTTCTGGATGGAACCGATGAGCTTTTCCAGGGTGATCCCCTGACCTTTATGCCAGGCATTCTGGAAGATGGCGGCCAGCAGCACGGCCTCCGGACTCTGGGCGGTGTCCGCATTCACGCCGACAAGCGAAAGGAGCGAGGAGACGGTGCTTTCCACGCGCTCGCTGAACAGCTCCCCGTCCTCCAGGATCTCGTCCGGCGGGACATCCAGCGAGCTGAGGATGGACACGGGGATGCCCGCCTTGCTGCCGGGGGTGAAGATGTTGATGTCCACCTTTTCCTGGAACTGGCGGATGCGGTCCGGCTCCTGCCCCCAGTCGGCGAGGCCCTTTTTCCAGCCCTCCGCGGTCTTCGCGGCGAAGTCATCCGGCGAGAGGCCTTTCTTCGCCGCATCGTCCTCATTGATCCACGGGCGGAAGCTGGCGGCGTCCAGCTCCGGAAAGGTGAGCAGGAGATTGGAGATGTCCCCCTTCGGGTCGATGATGATGGCGGGGATGTTGTCCATGGCGGCCTCCTCCAGCAGGGCCAGGCAGAGGCCGGTCTTTCCGGAACCGGTCATGCCGAGGACGACGCCGTGGGTCACGAGGTCCTTGGAATCGTAGAGGACGAGGTCATCGGTGACGGCCTTGGTGGTGGGGTCGTATTCTTTTCCGAGGTAGAACTGGCCAAGTTTCTCGTAGTCGGCGGGGGTGATGCTCATGGGAAGAAAGTTTGTTAGTTTGCAGTGTTCAGTTTTCAGGGGCGGAGGGAAGGGAGAAAGTGGTCCGGTTGATGGTGGATAGTTGATGGTTGATAGGAACAGGAGGACTCGGCAGGGGGCGTTCCTGACGGGGTGGTGAGACAATGGAATTTCATGAAATTTTCATGCCTTCTTCGTTTCCTCCGGCGGATCTTTTGTTAGGTTCCGCGTTGAAGATCATGGAAAACGCCACCGAAACCGAAGTCGCCGAAGCCGCAAAGCACCTCCGCTCGCTGACGGCGGGGCTGAACCAAGTGCTGTTCGGGCAGGAGGAACTGATCGACCTGGTGCTGACGGGCGTGCTGGCGCGGGGCCACATCCTGCTGGAGGGCCTGCCGGGCCTCGGCAAGACGGAGCTGGTGAAGGGCCTGTCGAAATTGCTGAAACTGGACACGAAGCGCGTGCAGTTCACGCCGGACCTGCTGCCCGGTGACATCACCGGAAACCCGGTGCTGCAGGAGGTGGACGGGCGCAGGGAGTTCGTCTTCCAGCCGGGGCCGCTTTTCACGAACATCGTGCTGGCGGATGAAATCAACCGTGCCTCGCCGAAGACGCAGTCCGCGCTGCTGGAGGCGATGCAGGAGCGCCGGGTGACGGTGCTGGGCAAGACGCATGAGCTGCCGAAGCCGTTCTTCGTGCTGGCAACGCAGAACCCCATCGAGCTGGAGGGCACCTACCCGCTGCCGGAGGCACAGCTCGACCGCTTCCTTTTCAAGCTGGAGGTCACCCGGAACAACGTGGCCACGCTGGAGCGGATCGTTTCCCACCGCGAACTGGGCACGGAGCCGGTGGTGGAGCCGGT comes from the Luteolibacter sp. SL250 genome and includes:
- the purU gene encoding formyltetrahydrofolate deformylase, producing MSRAGLILKLSCPDQPGIVAKVAGYVAGHRGNLIEFAQFSDKLGDKFFARLEIETTDLDVDVQDFIVGFGTLGRSLQAEWHFRRLPYKMRTAVLVTKTDHCLNEILWRTELGELPVEITSIIGNRDNCRGIAENAKIPFHLVEMDGAKREEGFQQIRRMIEEQDVELIVLARFMQIVPDDFCKAFAGRIINIHHSFLPAFIGANPYRQAYERGVKLIGATCHYVTADLDAGPIIEQEVDRVQHFHGPSDLARLGRHCERIALAKGIRLHVHDRTIIDGHRAIVFPD
- the bamE gene encoding outer membrane protein assembly factor BamE; its protein translation is MKSIPLIVMIGRSLALGGMAMSIVSCMVSTDPAAYGRMAQQEVKKGMTKDQVTEILGWPHGTSTRNGHESWIYQKRNSLKMLAPGGLAGRETHTVTVRFSPSGRVESVDNAGHSTRWGQY
- the ggt gene encoding gamma-glutamyltransferase — translated: MFRLSHLAVFAATLLPIHGKEAAVFTKGVVATVHPIATDAAVEIMKSGGNAIDAAVTAGLTLGVVDPSNSGIGGGCFILIRLADGTVHAIDGRETAPAASMPDMYLVDGKADTELSQTGALASGVPGALAAYAHAVAKFGKRPLAEHLAPGIRAARDGYRIGDSEVRKLTRNAENLRKFDGSRKVFLDADGKPHPAGTLLVQGDLAATYQGIADQGPDYFYKGPVAETIGAWMKENGGILTAADFANYSIKLREPIVSTYRSHRLYGFPPASSGGVHVAQILNIVENFNLAGMEESDRIHTIAEAMKLAFADRAHWLGDPDFTKVPKGLADPGYAKSLAQRIDPSRAIPVEKHGLPPEWETNVFGRHTTHFSAADAEGNWVAITATINTTYGSKVIVPGTGVILNNEMDDFSIQPGVPNAFGLIGGDANKVEPGKRPLSAMSPTIVLDPAGNPLLSLGAAGGPTIISQTVLNLISVIDLKLPLTETLARPRFHHQWAPDTLRVERSLPEAVLGKLREKGHKIQAVDSIGVSQIVGKDGGKFGGASDPRVKGKAAKW
- a CDS encoding metallophosphoesterase, which codes for MKSLSICSDITWLHISDFHTGKDKVDQIRIYNKIIEDADRQCKSSGYPNFVFVSGDIANKGLTAEYELYEKCFLDPLIGVLGGDIIGKIFLVPGNHDIDRSKAKAVQRKGVLAVYPEFLDNNEQGLDLRSPLLARFSNYESYPWALLEKEVWVSSMEGIYTKEVDVNGILIGILGINTSWLCDESDDYMQLTPGLLMVEAGLDKLRKCKKVIVMGHHPISWLTPSVGERLSALFSQKGVIYLHGHLHKTKQGIQILGNQSFVSIQAGCAYDTRDSEKWLTRIVWGGYNFQDDNIYLQPRKWSNNLNSWSVDTDHIPEDYQTETPGIFAIPTVYEAKKSKSFGPARPEWVPDGWELIDEEFLKRRKRDLSENELLEYFEGRLPNWSDALSQAIPKREIVKELTGMLWNGINSQSSQLLLMIGAGGEGKSTAFLQTLVETQSYSNVKILWRHDPEKDIPFEILERLVNGDQVWVVASDEGDSLINTIKAFLSRYGKTANVQFFITARDTDWINRNGNDVQWSKIANFSLRRLTGLSENDAKSIVEAWTNLGERGLGKLATLKQEEAVESLLKAAQEESESADERGAFLGAMLRVRVGDALKDHVANLMTRLRGVPIRSSKSNSNLLDALIYISAPHAFNLQYLSRSVLAAALELDESHLRREVLKPLGEEAAAEATGDFILVRHRAIAEAAIAVGEERFDYDVENALCDLVSSAIMANENGSSVPHLTDWRYLSGKFASEGNSSFGIRLAKAALKNDPNNSYLLVKLSQLYRDGNQAEQSLKVFRAARIFKNANRAYFTEWAFTEVYMGNQAMSALLNMISVSDNIGARFPTIRDIGFALVGLQFNLIELYQSYNRAVFASGAIAATMAARSISLDHTSFVKLDSKSKEIAEMRRNFDVAPANVLKTIYIALGKCYEQREISQDLDFPSPSELEFKALETVLKSNKFKKI
- a CDS encoding DUF87 domain-containing protein; its protein translation is MSITPADYEKLGQFYLGKEYDPTTKAVTDDLVLYDSKDLVTHGVVLGMTGSGKTGLCLALLEEAAMDNIPAIIIDPKGDISNLLLTFPELDAASFRPWINEDDAAKKGLSPDDFAAKTAEGWKKGLADWGQEPDRIRQFQEKVDINIFTPGSKAGIPVSILSSLDVPPDEILEDGELFSERVESTVSSLLSLVGVNADTAQSPEAVLLAAIFQNAWHKGQGITLEKLIGSIQKPAFDKIGVIDLASFFPEKKRQDLALKFNTLLASPGFATWLEGVPLDISDMLKTRAGKPRISIFSIAHLGDVERMFFVSLLLNQTLGWMRTQTGTTSLRALLYMDEIFGYLPPSANPPSKRPMMTLLKQARAFGLGCLLATQNPVDLDYKALSNIGTWFLGRLQTERDKLRVLDGLEGAAGSQNAKFDRKQMETLISGLGNRVFLMNNVHDDAPTLFHVRWVMSYLTGPLARAQIKSLMDPKRGEFAGIGGPSGKSSAAPDDGGMPGMPGLTPSAPEKTGGARPIVGAGVKEIFAPLTGPAEETTYAPHLLRTATVHFSSTRMGVEGSRTVRFVNPILPDKIDLAANLPPPLKLNTENSQPADGAGFSELPGYAMNAANYKQVEKTFAEELYRTQRAEIFSCPALKAFSNIAETEGDFRARLQLQAREARDAAVKKLRDAATKKIATLEGQLRTAQGQLEKQKNESSAAKMQAGVSVLGGVLGALLGKKSGLGSITRGSSAISKGTSAWKQMQDVNAAEAKVEGVESQIADLQKDLEAQANEIASQYDPANLNLETETLKPAKTDVKVELVALLWVAAYG
- a CDS encoding AAA family ATPase; its protein translation is MENATETEVAEAAKHLRSLTAGLNQVLFGQEELIDLVLTGVLARGHILLEGLPGLGKTELVKGLSKLLKLDTKRVQFTPDLLPGDITGNPVLQEVDGRREFVFQPGPLFTNIVLADEINRASPKTQSALLEAMQERRVTVLGKTHELPKPFFVLATQNPIELEGTYPLPEAQLDRFLFKLEVTRNNVATLERIVSHRELGTEPVVEPVMSAETLGGLLELVRRIYLPPVVANYIARLVDGTHPGQSEAAKGIRYGASPRAALALASAAKARALINERTNASFEDVKLIAPAVLRHRIVLDYNARVDGKTTNDLVRALIEEVPVQDTATPKTLKSA